GAGGGAGATAGAGAGGGAGAAATTTTTGATTTGCTTAAGCACTCTAAAATCATTTCTTATTCAAGTAATGATGAATTTTGTATTTTAGTGACTGTAAAACAATTGTACCATAGGGAGAGACTTTAAAAGAAATTGGTATTTCGGAAGACAGTGTACTAAGAGATGTGTAACTTTTCCAAGTACAGGTATTTTAGGTTAATACCAAAAATACAATGCCATTGTTCACCACACTATAAAAGGGTAATAGGTTAGCAAAGCCAGCACAAGCTTATTGATAAGACATATAGGCCTTCATTCAAGCAAATATTCATCAGGATGGATGCCTCGCTGCAGTTTGAGATAATTTCTGAAACATTCATCAAGCCTTCCTCACCCACTCCAACTTCTTTGAGATACCACAAGCTCTCATTGTTAGATCAAGGAATCTCACCATATCTTCTGATCCCGGTGGCTTTCTTCTATCCTAATATTAAGGGAACTCGTTGGCTTGCCAATGAAATATCACAACTGCTTAAAAGTTCTCTCTCAAAAACTCTTGCCCAGTATTACCCTTTCGCCGGACGGCTGATGAAAAACGGCTATATGATTGATTGCAACGACATGGGTGCTCAATTTACTGAAGGCCGAATTAATTGTCGAGTGTCTGAGATTCGCAAGCAATTAAGTtctggaaaaatggaagatcTTATCTTTGCTAGATCTCTATTCTCCGGGCCGGCCCTAGCTAATCATCGTAGCCTAGTATTTGTTCAGCTCAGTTCTTTCAACTGCGGTGGCATAGTATTGAGTGTGTCTATAAATCACAGGATTGCTGATGCATCCAGCGTATCAACTTTCATGAATGATTGGGCAGCAATAGCTCGTCAAACGAGTGACATCCCATCTCCTCATCTTCATGCAGCTTCTCTGTTCCCCCCTGTTGACGGTCAGCAATTTCCGAAACCATCTCCTCCTAAGCTAGATCAAGGGAAGCACGTGAAAAGGATTTTGGCGTTCCATGCTTCTAAAATTGGAGAACTCAAGGCTATTGCTCTTAACTCAGGAGTAGAAAACCCTACTCGGTTTGAAGTTGTGTCAGCCCTACTTTACGGTTGTTTTATGTCTGCAGCGTCAAAGGCAAACTCGGGATCACACAGCCGCCCATCAATCTTCGTGAATGCTGTGAATTTTCGACAAATAATTGTCcctccacttccacaaaattCAGTTGGGAATTTTTTTGCCTATTTCCCGACATCAGTTGACAACAATGCTGAAGTTAAATTACCAGAGTTAGTTAATAAACTAAGGGAAGGGAAAACAAAATTGCTCAAGGAGTGCACAGAAAACATCAATTCCATTCTTAGTAGGCAAGAAGCATCCCACTCAGCACCGCTGAGTACTGCAGCAACTGAAACACACAACTCTGACTTGTACGGGTGCTCAAGCTGGTGTAGGTTCCCATTTTATGGCGTTGATTTTGGCTGGGGAACACCTTCGTTGGTTGacgtgcgcggagtatacatatacaattaagctcatcctaatcaagttttacatttataaactcctaaataccccacacgcgatttatcgcaagtatacgaatcgtgagcgagtatagggtattaagggtcgatcccacaaggaagattgcaattaccggtactactaaagcttctctattatttagactatcaatgaattataacaaattaaagcctactgaaattatacaagaaaataacaaatgaaagctccttaggttgtggtatccctaactactcatgcaagtgctatatttggatcattaattactacatttaggctaattatggtgtaatttccttatgcatttgaatcctactttcgtagtgaatcaattatacctataactaatccatacctattttcatggttatgaaattagttacaagttcatttcttcaatgaaattacatgaaatgaatcactaaaaccacataagtgcacctctactttcgtgagtgtactccctatgtttagcacttcttgaactagtgttaaatctcaattttcattgcagaaacaacaccttagataatcacaattaatggtaccagattaatcatgatttaaagaaccaaagtgctaaataacttgctcaaatcatagcaatcaaataaccaaataataaacactaacaattatagaaagttcaaccaaacccaaggtataaactttagaaacacataatgaacacaaaatccagaacttgtatattaactaaacttggaatcaaatacaaaagataaagagtttggaaggaatacaacccttgtcacatgagctttcttccttgccttcttcatcctccatcttcatcctaatctagataataaacaagaatggaaaagctacactactctatactaagctaaactaacactaaggagatgaaagagctacatttctgcaacttccagcttctcccgtatgtctctctctatttttctgctatggACTCCCCATCTCCTATTTTTGCAatgcatttggctatttaatgatgaaaggtggtcaagaaatgaggattacatctcccttttacagctgggaatgtttctcacatgtctagcatccaatgtgagttggtggaggtgaaattgagttttacgcgtacagagcagccttttctgaccagtgatccgagctgctacagtacctcggatccgtatggatccgagctcggatccactaacccagaaacaaccgagggttcggatgaatagtggatccgagtgtgtggatcacttgctctgtttttggcccaacttcaaccaatcttttcttgatgttagaggctgaaccagctcatgtctaaaacacgaaagttgtagccttttgagttatctttctgaTGCATCacgaatcacctcatttggatctgtgtaggctgagatatgactgaaatacccttgcctgctcattgccctgttccagtttcgaccagtagaaatttgctattgtaattcggcattttgacctggaaaaccttcaaactggatttagatgtcttcaccaaagttgtagatctatctcttatcttcaaatgggttcaagaatcatcccaatccgatcattgtaactcaagttatagccgaaatacgaaaatgtgtcaaaactgtcaaaatacacaaaatccaagtaaaaagtgataaaaacctcatttaattacttaaaagcatttttcaccaattatagccaaaatgattcatattcttccaataatataaccaaagtgactaaaaataatataaaatgtcatacaattattacgtaaattagtcacttatcaaactcccccacacttaaatcattgcttgtcctcaagcaattcacacataatcaaatgcaatgattcaagaggtgaaacaatatatgcactttgtccaatttaattcctcaagacttggaaaataatcattatacaattattcaatttacactaaatacttataatatcaagtaaaggaaagataattataccctaaattcaacaagttaaacttaatctcttaccctaacctaatttcacaaataagcaacCCACATAGTCGATTTATagccttcctcctcctataatcatccttttctcaaaattttacatctaagagggatttattcatactaattttacttaattagtgagaatgcctttttacgcgaaaatcgacacttttaggtgaagattcccggttactcaacatttcacttattcaagttgcaatgcatactcttaattcaagtacctttttacgcgaaaatcgacatttgtagatgccaacccccggttactcggtacaaaaatcattggagtagaataattttttctttcttttcttctctttttttttttttttttttaaactaaaggacaataaatagatattccctcttagaaaatatataagactaatcaaaggaggagtataaccttttatcaactatgtcaatcacttacttgcaaaattaagtaaagagaagaaatctcattaaacatgtaaaattataggcataattttcctcactttaccaaatatactttctaaaatgtaaaaattctaattgcataataactatttccaagttaaatgaggactaaaccttccaaaatacacataaagtttcaacaattggaagaataaaaacatttaaagttggaacaaattagccctttttgaatgaaaatgcaaaaatttgaagaacttttgggccatagtgacatATTGGACAAGATGTTAGACAAATTTTGACGGAATTTCCCCatataaatggaagaaaactccctgccaacaaacccaatttcaggcaaattatccacatggcaaataattcaaacacaattccaatatttctaagcatttaaatccacaaaatatcatcacatagcaTTAGAATGCAAGTTCACatatttcctcccccacacttaaacttcacattgtcctcaatgtgagaaaaggaaaataaagaaagagtaaaagaaaatactcccCTTATGACTTGCGCAATCCGAATCCAtgtccaagtgatgaattttcaactttacttgaaagaatggagacttcaattaatgcaccttgaaaaaaaaaaaaaacaaaaatacaattcttaagaataaaagcttgcaaccaacaagaagaaaagtggagttgaaggaggaaaaagagggaagaatgaagaaaagtggTCCGAGGCTTCGTttggaaaggatccgaggtcgtttttgaaaggatccgaggtcggatcatgataagtgagctcggatcaagaagctcaaattttttctgattgcagaagtggatccgaggcctcggatccatatggatccgagctcggatcaagaagctcgaagtttttctctgattgcagaagtggatccgaggccttggatccatatggatccgaggccttggatccattgaatctgcacttattgcagaatttttgcaattttcagtttgacctcaattcttcaaaatacaccctagatcatttctatgtcaaaataaatcattcacgcacatgtaaaatgatctaaacatgcattctaaacctctttaatgcatcaaaattcacaattactgaatttgaggtattgagatctttgatcaaacttcgcctttttcacctcatttggtcacttttgcatctttttccaaaacctacaaatgaaaaataacaaaataactcaaacttatactttaaacataaaatcactccaaagtaacaccaacttaaacaagcattgggttgcctcccaataagcgcttctttaaagtcaatagcttgactatatcacctcatttttcaaggaggcttagttaacgaataatccaccattttaggccttggtggatcattgtaaggtgacttaatagaaaaagccacatgaactaatgatgtgagaaatggaagtgacttacctattccaagtgtttcatagatattaccttgaatatgcaccacttgagaatttaccaaaggaaatgtcatgagagtatcttgggcagcaatacccttagaacctatactttcaatgcactcctcaagaggggtgaaaaatgagtcattaaaactcacctcttgaggctcaaagttagtttcaaaggtattatcatgtgaaatggatatttgctcattgaaatataattgagattcatcattttcatccaaatgcaatccattttcacatacaacatttccacgattcatgctaggatcattttgcaaattattagaagaaataacttcacacaatacattcaattgctcatgtattctaccaaagtgagaagctaattcatctattctttcctcaatcctatcaaaacggtcggaagttgcatttgctagcttttctaaagctaactcccaagatggcttagaatcattagctactctttctattgccaactcccaagatggttttgattcatattggacactttcaggttggtgatcataaaaatatgaattatcactataagtacattgattattccaaccataagcaggagaattgctccaattagcactatattgatcaaaacaaggattgtaatgctctaattcatcataataatccacattttgtgcttgcatacatgtattaatagcatgataacctccacacaagtcacaaatcacatgataagaattgaaagcattaacattcctcccttgctcaatttcatgcatcatggtgtccatttgaacttgtaacttaattacatcaaattttgcctttaagcaccttaaaccatcttcaaaagatatacattcagtaaattcttggttacctctgttgaaggagctttgcacttggtaaccatccatttccaatcttccacttctcaagcattgtcctccaaattgacctaagcttctcatcacctaaaattgcttttaaacaacttaagagcaaaattagtgagaagaataggtgattaaacacatacacacaaaaaatactaaaatgacagaaaataacattcacacaataactaataaaatgtctaaactaataaagttactcttcacaccgatattgccaaatcttccccggcaacggcgccaaaaacttgacgtgcgcggagtatacatatacaattaagcttatcctaatcaagttttacatttataaactcctaaataccccacacgcgatttatcgcaagtatacgaatcgtgagcgagtatagggtattaagggtcgatcccacaaggaagattgcaattaccggtactactaaagcttctctattatttagactatcaatgaattataacaaattaaagcctactgaaattatacaagaaaataacaaatgaaagctccttaggttgtggtatccctaactactcatgcaagtgctatatttggatcattaattactacatttaggctaattatggtgtaatttccttatgcatttgaatcctactttcgtagtgaatcaattatacctataactaatccatacctattttcatggttatgaaattagctacaagttcatttcttcaatgaaattacatgaaatgaatcactaaaaccacataagtgcacctctactttcgtgagtgtactccctatgtttagcacttcttgaactagtgttaaatctcaattttcattgcagaaacaacaccttagataatcacaattaatggtaccagattaatcatgatttaaagaaccaaagtgctaaataacttgctcaaatcatagcaatcaaataaccaaataataaacactaacaattatagaaagttcaaccaaacccaaggtataaactttagaaacacataatgaacacaaaatccagaacttgtatattaactaaacttggaatcaaatacaaaagataaagagtttggaaggaatacaacccttgtcacatgagctttcttccttgccttcttcatcctccatcttcatcctaatctagataataaacaagaatggaaaagctacactactctatactaagctaaactaacactaaggagatgaaagagctacatttctgcaacttccagcttctcccgtatgtctctctctatttttctgctatggACTCCCCATCTCCTATTTTTGCAatgcatttggctatttaatgatgaaaggtggtcaagaaatgaggattacatctcccttttacagctgggaatgtttctcacatgtctagcatccaatgtgagttggtggaggtgaaattgagttttacgcgtacagagcagccttttctgaccagtgatccgagctgctacagtacctcggatccgtatggatccgagctcggatccactaacccagaaacaaccgagggttcggatgaatagtggatccgagtgtggatcacttgctctgtttttggcccaacttcaaccaatcttttcttgatgttagaggctgaaccagctcatgtctaaaacacgaaagttgtagccttttgagttatctttctgatgcatcaagaatcacctcatttggatctgtgtaggctgagatatgactgaaatacccttgcctgctcattgccctgttccagtttcgaccagtagaaatttgctattgtaattcggcattttgacctggaaaaccttcaaactggatttagatgtcttcaccaaagttgtagatctatctcttatcttcaaatgggttcaagaatcatcccaatccgatcattgtaactcaagttatagccgaaatacgaaaatgtgtcaaaactgtcaaaatacacaaaatccaagtaaaaagtgataaaaacctcatttaattacttaaaagcatttttcaccaattatagccaaaatgattcatattcttccaataatataaccaaagtgactaaaaataatataaaatgtcatacaattattacgtaaattagtcacttatcattGGTATACCCAGGAACCACTCCAGGGCTAAATCTCAACATCTTGATATTAACAGACATGGAAGATGGTAATGGAATACATGCACATCTTATCCTAAAAGATTCCGAGTTGGACATGTCactattggaagaaaatgaagtgCTGCTTGCTTATGCCTCTTTGGATGCTTAAACATGTCCAAGCATTACAACaggaaaatgaaatacttataACTATGATAAGCATTCATATATTATGCATCAGCATCACAATCTCGTAATCCTGACTTGCTGTTGTGCATACTCACAGCTTCTAATCTCCTCATGGGTGACTTG
The DNA window shown above is from Coffea arabica cultivar ET-39 chromosome 5e, Coffea Arabica ET-39 HiFi, whole genome shotgun sequence and carries:
- the LOC113723606 gene encoding diaboline synthase-like; protein product: MLKRSSKVVFDSCHAAAEEHRGKEIVDPFKRLPDAIVSVILDKVFEAKYLCRKKCMKNDRIGLGSEGKRKGGTVSREKAICSQKRGGAARYGNKDRRGDRWVEEERWSCETIERVAIRWERMDASLQFEIISETFIKPSSPTPTSLRYHKLSLLDQGISPYLLIPVAFFYPNIKGTRWLANEISQLLKSSLSKTLAQYYPFAGRLMKNGYMIDCNDMGAQFTEGRINCRVSEIRKQLSSGKMEDLIFARSLFSGPALANHRSLVFVQLSSFNCGGIVLSVSINHRIADASSVSTFMNDWAAIARQTSDIPSPHLHAASLFPPVDGQQFPKPSPPKLDQGKHVKRILAFHASKIGELKAIALNSGVENPTRFEVVSALLYGCFMSAASKANSGSHSRPSIFVNAVNFRQIIVPPLPQNSVGNFFAYFPTSVDNNAEVKLPELVNKLREGKTKLLKECTENINSILSRQEASHSAPLSTAATETHNSDLYGCSSWCRFPFYGVDFGWGTPSLVDVNVPEGLIAESYPSTLHRKRKQLPVCS